The proteins below come from a single Candidatus Hydrogenedens sp. genomic window:
- a CDS encoding cytochrome c peroxidase: MKKYIIGLIVVGVIVALAFPIVNLIVGPPVGTTITDKKVDDPTFAKVLPILEKKCVNCHTKEYKLPFYANFPIAKGIIEADIKLGLFYMNMLKELFPGENKPPTEVALAKIEHTTLMNEMPPLRYIALHWDSMLSKEEQNLILTWVKSTRAKHYATEGIPENLKQEVVQPLPQKVDVDEKKVALGNKLYHDKRLSKDNTLACAGCHDLATGGVDRKKFSEGVGGAIGPINAPTVYNALFNFVQFWDGRAKDLQEQADGPVNNPIEMASNWEEVTSKLNQDAEFTQAFLEVYPSGYNKDNFTNAIAEFEKTLITPNSRFDQFLLGKADALNAEEKEGYALFKKYRCATCHVGKAMGGQSYEKMGLKTDYFKDRGGEIKEADLGRYNVTKNEEDKHKFKVPLLRNIAVTQPYLHDGSTDDLQKVVNIMLKYQVGKQIPKAEEEKITKFLKTLTGEYQGKL, translated from the coding sequence ATGAAGAAGTACATTATTGGTCTTATTGTCGTTGGTGTCATTGTCGCATTAGCATTCCCTATCGTAAATCTTATTGTTGGACCACCTGTCGGAACAACAATAACAGACAAAAAAGTAGATGACCCAACGTTTGCAAAAGTATTACCTATATTAGAAAAAAAGTGTGTGAATTGCCATACAAAAGAATATAAACTTCCATTCTATGCAAACTTCCCTATTGCTAAAGGAATTATAGAAGCAGATATTAAATTGGGCTTATTCTACATGAACATGCTAAAGGAACTTTTCCCTGGAGAAAACAAACCACCTACAGAAGTAGCATTAGCAAAAATTGAACACACAACATTAATGAATGAAATGCCTCCATTACGATACATTGCTCTTCATTGGGATAGTATGCTCTCAAAAGAAGAACAAAACTTAATTTTAACCTGGGTAAAGTCTACGCGAGCCAAACACTATGCCACAGAAGGTATTCCTGAAAACTTAAAACAAGAAGTTGTCCAACCTTTACCTCAAAAGGTAGATGTAGATGAAAAGAAAGTGGCACTTGGAAATAAATTATACCATGACAAAAGATTGTCTAAAGATAACACCCTTGCCTGTGCTGGGTGCCATGATTTAGCAACAGGTGGTGTTGACCGCAAAAAGTTTTCAGAAGGTGTCGGCGGAGCCATTGGACCTATTAATGCTCCCACTGTTTATAATGCACTATTTAACTTCGTTCAATTCTGGGATGGCAGAGCAAAAGATTTACAAGAACAGGCAGATGGTCCCGTAAATAATCCAATTGAAATGGCTTCCAATTGGGAAGAGGTAACATCTAAATTAAATCAAGATGCAGAATTCACACAGGCTTTCCTTGAAGTCTATCCATCAGGATACAATAAAGACAACTTTACAAACGCCATCGCAGAATTTGAAAAGACCCTTATAACTCCCAATTCTCGATTCGACCAATTTTTATTAGGGAAAGCAGATGCCCTGAATGCTGAAGAAAAAGAAGGATATGCTCTATTTAAAAAATATAGATGTGCCACCTGTCATGTAGGCAAAGCTATGGGTGGGCAATCCTATGAAAAGATGGGCTTGAAAACAGATTATTTCAAAGATCGTGGTGGAGAAATAAAAGAAGCCGATTTGGGGAGATATAATGTAACGAAAAACGAAGAAGATAAACATAAATTTAAAGTGCCATTACTTCGCAATATTGCAGTTACACAACCATATCTTCATGATGGTTCTACCGATGACCTACAAAAAGTAGTGAATATCATGCTGAAGTATCAGGTAGGAAAACAGATACCAAAAGCAGAAGAGGAAAAAATTACAAAGTTCTTAAAGACCCTAACAGGGGAATATCAAGGAAAATTA